The following proteins come from a genomic window of Portunus trituberculatus isolate SZX2019 chromosome 35, ASM1759143v1, whole genome shotgun sequence:
- the LOC123513068 gene encoding ATPase family AAA domain-containing protein 5-like isoform X4, whose translation MPLSTAVQDLPHCGRGQRGIDFFFKSSPVLTSPVQEKRDILAYFKRVEIPKDQEDQSYNSSLSNNTDDADCSLFSSEEETKQEKNGKINSKVKDSNLSKNCNKKVNTKCPSSGTKETSIDVINLTDDTEPGEDASAKGQSVKGCNNDGKSLKKSKDQGTSDTSVDGKVSPTVSAAPVSHGEEGIVKREIGSSEAKGKEHSATSSNGTTEAKPQLKNPLPPPENKKNVFTFMMANRTKQTEAGKHSGEEGDCNCQESNDDCVVVMDSPSQECEIPGKTSAKAPENVNPAVAKKKLQEVQCDKEKEIADKVIDHDSIEAIKTPVNVNSSDQKKKSQKLKTERKEKKDKTTDLDSSLQDFDLTPLDKPKRKRIRKPRIVKEENSGIKPCLEEVAMPSDLPKPIPKEVMSNCISFSDYMKSACSMVKESAVKESNELKENEESINKCKDELQQVPDSNSGNTKDNKECGSDNVTEIVSVSSECNTVAKKTKLSYPSEKLDEKPQVQIDVKDTGVSQSNQVPAKVKRKRTRRKILVSSDSEEDFMASKSAGASKKKGPKNCDKPPPVSNSSRISNFFKKINQKENDEEENKIVFTVQADVHAPLDGNKETERKLGSSTHTEACGESEDSSSSRRKEISSNTCSLKKNARCKKGMQNNNLDELNKIELLEQIPPTKPLSKKVLNKVCVKAKGGDMEKMSNYTNNAGSSRSKMTVVPRKGKFTRKGSLSTKKEGIRNTINAGKRLLKRKKAPSVSSEEESSDELFIRNKKTNEPIQSDKDISVTSESSSSSSSSSSANSSVVSLDAEEKSSSTMQSSPEASEDDKENVAHYTSQLLSRPGKLSLRLRRVPIPQKICRKEKVKERKVNKNTKQLKKAKGIKRNLKNRKLRTTMKQKSSKEEAGRDTANDKETITLDVSDQADDTADKQLTKKTPKRGKTTQALLSPLASKSAPKGRLQKKSLLLSKKCDGKAESEVQDSSQRRAPRRAAATAKKYTEEVTVDDEDDKPKKAEKSTQKLVTTKGVKLAPIFCKKSSSPDVELVKVVPLSPSKLKARQEFLNSSITDDVKKQLAVEKSNGEDEALPWPPFPAVSHTQQREEGAEVWNLKDSEIPLKKEPSYSPSLESFTFAEDKKVLSRRNVCQKKVSPHVPRLELGDIVFSLSCMKVKYPDFPVYEVFKAYYELKKEAVEAYQKEVKKEETVVNLDDSDEEENSAKRRKRKRKSKLSMLGRGKRRKLGGCKETLEETQQNQQDEVDAVWHERTPHVWTQIFMPKNSEMVIGNTENVKRLKLWLQEWKNKPQIKPKKRKKKSKRDDFMVSDESTLDDDDDEGIVSTYLVCGPPGAGKTAAVYALASELGYKVLEVNASSRRQGRQVMSQLAEATQSHSVSNASASSQTSSAFSALFSTRTSNTVPTKENSQTGTSSTQDKDSNKKRGVSLVLFEDIDIVFEEWDEGFMSTVNNLMSTTKRPIILTTSHASTNILSQIKERFEVIEFVLPSEKLTAQYLQLAALANGCHVCFQEVKDLVHLNKGDVRKSLLDLQLLSQSGSSHDTCDCAQSEATLDIHEREDWWKEIFPEVKNLTLKKPNQQEFYKLGLLRTFNAKTHFETFTPKSSAGIGWKEIGSNIHCVLPFSLSERERPSLRYPLQPDDLLLKRSNLWQYESLMCSDDEEGKQAEPVTKQPDRKIKPNDPPEVQKASQSCLESLANMYDSMAQLDIMNSSQVITHAAEIKDVGWWVKQPTAGLSNTPSPSHPLWTPHSNDCIIQEIAHKAVARCVGEVASSLEGVTGKDCPQLCLPCDARDELQSCIAQLSSSERERAEKRDVMSRIFEHLPAVTQLNRSAGLDYLPVLRDLAREDELGAALGRGRRSRRFLSYFLQLGWSVSPEDRLSLANSLLS comes from the exons ATGCCTCTCTCTACGGCCGTCCAG gaCTTGCCTCACTGTGGAAGAGGACAGAGAGGCATTGATTTCTTCTTCAAGAGTTCCCCTGTGTTGACATCTCCCGtgcaagagaaaagagacattTTGGCATATTTTAAAAGAGTAGAAATACCAAAGGATCAAGAGGACCAGAGTTacaattcttctctctcaaaCAACACAGATGATGCAGATTGCTCCTTGTTCAGTTCAGAAGAAGAAactaagcaagaaaaaaatgggaagatcAATAGCAAGGTAAAAGATTCCAATCTGTCCAAAAATTGCaataagaaagttaatacaAAGTGCCCTAGCAGTGGAACAAAGGAGACAAGCATAGATGTAATTAATTTAACCGATGATACTGAACCTGGTGAAGATGCAAGTGCTAAAGGTCAGAGTGTGAAGGGGTGCAATAATGATGGCAAGTCACTGAAGAAGTCTAAGGACCAAGGTACATCTGACACCAGTGTGGATGGAAAAGTGTCCCCAACAGTCAGTGCAGCTCCTGTGTCTCACGGTGAAGAAGGGATTGTGAAGAGAGAAATTGGTTCATCTGAGGCAAAGGGCAAGGAGCATTCAGCAACAAGCAGCAATGGAACCACAGAAGCCAAACCACAGTTGAAGAATCCATTGCCACCaccagaaaataagaagaatgttttcacttttatGATGGCCAACAGGACAAAGCAGACTGAAGCAGGCAAACACTCAGGTGAAGAGGGAGATTGTAATTGTCAGGAAAGTAATGATGATTGTGTGGTTGTTATGGACAGTCCATCCCAGGAGTGTGAGATACCGGGAAAGACTTCAGCAAAGGCTCCTGAGAATGTGAACCCTGCTGTGGCAAAGAAAAAATTACAAGAAGTTCAGtgtgataaggaaaaagaaattgctGATAAAGTTATAGACCATGACTCTATAGAAGCTATCAAAACTCCAGTAAATGTGAATTCTTCTGACCAAAAGAAAAAGTCACAAAAattgaagacagaaagaaaagaaaagaaagataaaactaCTGACCTTGATTCATCACTTCAGGACTTTGACTTAACACCACTTGATAAAcctaaaaggaagagaattaggAAGCCCAGAATTGTGAAAGAGGAGAACAGTGGTATCAAACCTTGCTTAGAGGAGGTTGCAATGCCAAGTGACCTTCCCAAACCGATCCCTAAGGAAGTGATGTCAAACTGTATCTCCTTTTCTGACTACATGAAGAGTGCTTGCAGTATGGTAAAGGAGAGCGCTGTGAAGGAAAGTAATGAgctgaaggaaaacgaagaatcAATAAATAAGTGTAAAGATGAACTACAGCAGGTCCCAGATAGCAATTCTGGTAACACCAAGGATAACAAAGAATGTGGTAGTGACAATGTGACAGAGATTGTAAGTGTTTCATCAGAGTGCAACACAgtggcaaagaaaacgaagctttCTTATCCTTCAGAAAAGTTAGATGAGAAACCTCAAGTCCAGATTGATGTTAAAGATACAGGAGTGTCTCAGTCAAACCAGGTGCCAGccaaggtgaaaagaaagaggacgcGCAGAAAAATACTTGTGTCAAGTGACTCCGAAGAGGACTTCATGGCGTCAAAATCAGCTGGAGCGTCCAAGAAGAAAGGTCCTAAGAATTGTGATAAACCTCCTCCAGTTTCTAACAGTTCAAGGATTTCTAATTTCTTCAAAAAGATCaatcaaaaggaaaatgatgaagaggaaaataagattgTGTTTACTGTACAAGCAGATGTGCATGCTCCCCTTGATGGCAATAAGGAAACTGAAAGGAAACTTGGCAGCTCAACCCACACTGAGGCTTGTGGAGAATCAGAGGACAGCTCTTCcagcagaagaaaggaaataagttcTAATACTTGCAGTTTGAAAAAGAATGCAAGATGTAAGAAGGGTATGCAGAATAATAACCTAGATGAATTGAATAAGATCGAACTGCTTGAACAGATTCCTCCTACAAAACCATTGTCCAAGAAAGTCCTGAATAAAGTTTGTGTTAAAGCAAAAGGTGGTGATATGGAAAAGATGAGCAACTACACAAACAATGCAGGGAGTAGCAGAAGCAAGATGACAGTGGTCCCAAGGAAAGGGAAGTTCACACGGAAAGGAAGTCTGAgcacaaaaaaagaaggtatTAGAAATACGATAAATGCAGGAAAGAGATtgctaaagaggaaaaaagcccCATCAGTCTCATCAGAGGAAGAGAGTTCAGATGAACTGTTCattagaaacaagaaaacaaatgaaccaATACAGAGTGACAAAGATATATCAGTAACAAgtgaaagcagcagcagcagcagtagcagtagtagtgctaATAGTAGTGTTGTTAGTCTTGATGCTGAAGAGAAATCCAGCAGCACAATGCAGTCTTCTCCCGAGGCGAGTGAGGATGACAAGGAGAACGTGGCGCACTACACCTCACAACTCCTGTCCCGCCCCGGCAAACTTAG cttACGGTTAAGAAGAGTTCCTATTCCTCAAAAAATCTGcaggaaagagaaggtgaaggagagaaaagttaatAAGAATACTAAACAGCTGAAGAAAGCTAAAGGTATCAAAAGGAATCTCAAAAATAGAAAGCTCCGTACCACCATGAAGCAAAAGAGTTCCAAGGAGGAGGCTGGCAGAGACACAGCAAATGACAAGGAAACAATAACTCTTGATGTCAGTGACCAGGCAGATGACACTGCCGACAAACAACTCACTAAAAAGACGCCAAAGAGAGGGAAGACCACTCAGGCTCTGCTGAGTCCTCTTGCATCCAAGTCAGCTCCAAAGGGAAGGCTGCAGAAGAAGAGTTTACTCCTTAGCAAGAAGTGCGACGGAAAGGCAGAGAGTGAGGTGCAGGACAGCTCACAGCGCAGAGCACCGAGAcgtgctgctgccactgccaagAAGTACACTGAAGAAGTAACagttgatgatgaagatgataagcCAAAGAAGGCAGAGAAAAGTACCCAAAAGTTGGTTACAACCAAAG GTGTGAAGTTAGCTCCTATATTTTGCAAgaaatcatcatcaccagatGTGGAGCTAGTCAAGGTGGTTCCATTGTCACCAAGCAAACTTAAAGCTCGCCAGGAATTCCTCAACTCAAGTATAACAGATGATGTGAAGAAGCAACTTGCTgtagagaagag CAATGGTGAGGATGAGGCTCTTCCATGGCCGCCATTCCCTGCGGTGAGTCACACTCagcagagagaggagggggctgAAGTATGGAATCTGAAAGATTCTGAA ATACCATTGAAGAAAGAACCTTCCTACTCTCCGTCATTAGAAAGTTTCACATTTGCTGAAGATAAAAAAGTCCTGAGTAGAAGGAATGTCTGTCAGAAGAAGGTTTCTCCCCATGTTCCTCGCCTGGAGCTTGGGGACATTGTGTTCTCCCTTAGCTGCATGAAGGTGAAATACCCAGACTTCCCTGTGTATGAAGTCTTCAAGGCCTACTATGAGCTGAAAAAGGAAGCAGTTGAAGCATAccagaaggaagtgaagaaagaagagactgtAGTGAACCTTGATGAcagtgatgaagaagaaaactctGCCAAGAGAAGGAAACGCAAGCGCAAGAGTAAACTTTCTATGCTAGGAAGAGGCAAGCGAAGAAAACTTGGAGGTTGCAAGGAGACATTGGAAGAGACTCAACAGAACCAGCAGGATGAAGTTGATGCTGTGTGGCACGAGAGGACGCCTCACGTTTGGACTCAGATATTCATGCCCAAGAATTCTGAAATGGTTATTGGGAACACTG AAAATGTGAAGAGACTTAAACTTTGGCTTCAGGAATGGAAGAATAAGCCCCAAATTAAacctaaaaagagaaagaaaaagtcaaaaAGAG ATGACTTTATGGTGTCTGATGAGTCGactcttgatgatgatgatgatgagggcaTTGTGAGCACCTACCTGGTGTGTGGGCCACCTGGTGCTGGGAAGACTGCTGCTGTGTATGCCTTGGCTAGTGAATTGGGATACAAG GTGCTGGAAGTGAATGCATCCTCTCGACGGCAAGGCAGGCAAGTCATGAGTCAGTTGGCTGAAGCTACTCAGTCACATTCTGTCTCCAATGCTTCTGCCTCCTCCCAGACCTCCAGTGCCTTCTCTGCCTTGTTCTCCACCAGGACGTCAAACACTGTGCCGACCAAGG AAAACAGCCAGACAGGAACTTCCTCAACACAGGACAAAGACTCCAACAAGAAGAGAggtgtttctcttgttctctttgaAGAT ATTGACATTGTGTTTGAGGAGTGGGATGAAGGCTTCATGTCCACTGTCAACAACCTCATGTCCACCACCAAGAGACCCATCATCCTCACCACCTCTCATGCCTCCACAAACATCCTTTCTCAAATCAAAGAGCGTTTTGAGGTCATAGAATTTGTTCTGCCTTCTGAAAAGCTTACTG CCCAGTACTTGCAGTTAGCTGCTTTAGCCAATGGGTGCCATGTCTGCTTCCAAGAGGTTAAGGATCTGGTGCATCTCAATAAAGGTGATGTCAGGAAGTCACTGCTGGATCTCCAGTTGTTGAGTCAGTCAGGATCCAGCCATGACACTTGTGACTGTGCTCAGTCTGAG GCCACCTTGGATATACACGAGAGAGAAGACTGGTGGAAGGAGATATTCCCGGAAGTAAAAAACCTCACTCTCAAGAAACCAAACCAACAGGAATTTTATAAATTGGGTTTATTGAGGACATTTAATGCTAAAACTCATTTTGAAACCTTCACCCCAAAGTCATCAGCAGGCATTGGTTGGAAGGAAATTGGAAGTAACATTCACTGTGTCCTGCCTTTCTCtttgagtgaaagagaaagacctTCCCTCAGGTATCCTCTGCAGCCTGATGACCTCCTTCTCAAGAGATCTAACTTATGGCAGTATGAAAGTTTGATGTGTTCAgatgatgaagagggaaaacaggCTGAACCTGTGACCAAGCAACCTGACAGAAAAATCAAACCAAATGATCCTCCTGAAGTACAGAAAGCTTCTCAAAGCTGTCTAGAATCATTGGCCAATATGTATGACTCAATGGCTCAGTTGGACATTATGAATTCATCACAGGTCATCACTCATGCTGCTGAAATTAAAGATGTTGGTTGGTGGGTTAAGCAACCAACTGCAGGCTTAAGCAACACCCCTAGCCCTTCTCATCCCCTCTGGACACCTCACAGCAATGATTGCATTATTCAAGAAATAGCTCACAAGGCTGTAGCTCGTTGTGTTGGGGAAGTTGCCTCATCTCTTGAAGGAGTGACTGGCAAAGACTGTCCACAGCTTTGCCTGCCTTGTGATGCGAGGGATGAGTTGCAAAGCTGTATTGCGCAGTTATCCAGCAGTGAACG tgagagagcagagaaaaGGGATGTCATGAGCAGAATATTTGAACACTTGCCAGCAGTGACTCAGCTGAATCGCAGTGCTGGGCTGGACTACCTTCCTGTTCTCAGAGATCTGGCTCGGGAAGATGAGCTTGGGGCAGCACTGGGAAGGGGAAGACGAAGCAGACGGTTCCTGAGTTATTTCCTACAGTTGGGTTGGAGTGTATCTCCGGAAGATAGATTATCATTAGCTAATTCTTTGCTTTCTTAG